The following coding sequences are from one Coffea arabica cultivar ET-39 chromosome 11e, Coffea Arabica ET-39 HiFi, whole genome shotgun sequence window:
- the LOC140021676 gene encoding UDP-glucose iridoid glucosyltransferase-like translates to MEQSRTQKHTVVLVPLPLQGHMTPMLQLGSVLYSKGFSIVVAHSEFRPPNPLNHPEFIFHPLSDGLSGYQACIDNLMHLILAINSNCRAPMEDYMVQLMEDQKLQGHQVSCIIYDSHLCFVDSVATHLKIPGIILRPDMAVYMLAFRYICQLEAENRIPIPESRLQEPVPELHPLRFKDLPHPITKEIPEWIMDFFVSSVNIRSSVAIILNTTDCLEHSTLSRLQQCYKVPCFRIAPLHKLGAAATYTSFLEEDQSCIAWLEKQPPNSVLYVSLGSLACVNEQELTETAWGLANSGIPFIWVLRSDSMDGSQLEDHFPEGVIALLGERGLIVKWAPQKKVLAHRAVGGFWSHCGWNSTIESICEGVPMICRPHFADQLSNARYLTYEWKVGLEIENVLDRGSIEKSIRRLMVDAEGKEMRQRMSVMKDKLEAGLQKGGSSYESLNELTEFISQLPSMVQEGKVDDPATSVSKNLIQFEGLKNLV, encoded by the exons ATGGAACAAAGCAGAACTCAAAAACACACAGTAGTGTTAGTTCCATTGCCCCTTCAGGGGCATATGACTCCAATGCTTCAGCTGGGGAGTGTTCTTTACTCTAAGGGGTTCTCCATCGTAGTTGCACACTCTGAATTCAGACCTCCCAATCCTCTGAACCATCCTGAATTCATCTTTCACCCCTTGTCGGACGGTTTATCTGGTTATCAGGCCTGTATCGACAATTTAATGCATCTCATATTAGCTATCAACAGCAACTGCAGAGCACCTATGGAGGACTACATGGTTCAACTCATGGAAGATCAGAAGCTGCAGGGCCACCAGGTTTCTTGTATCATATATGATTCCCACTTGTGCTTTGTTGATTCGGTTGCTACTCATCTAAAGATTCCAGGCATAATTTTAAGGCCTGATATGGCTGTTTACATGCTAGCTTTTCGCTACATCTGTCAACTTGAAGCAGAAAATCGTATTCCTATTCCAG AGTCCAGGCTGCAGGAACCTGTACCAGAGCTCCATCCTTTGAGGTTTAAGGATTTACCGCATCCAATTACTAAAGAAATACCCGAATGGATTATGGATTTCTTCGTTTCTTCAGTTAATATACGCTCTTCTGTGGCCATCATTTTGAATACAACAGATTGTCTTGAGCATTCAACCTTATCACGGCTTCAGCAATGTTACAAAGTCCCATGCTTCCGAATTGCGCCTCTCCACAAGTTGGGAGCTGCAGCCACATATACAAGCTTCCTGGAAGAGGACCAAAGTTGCATTGCTTGGCTCGAAAAGCAACCTCCAAATTCAGTGCTCTATGTAAGCTTGGGCAGCCTAGCATGCGTAAATGAACAAGAGCTAACAGAAACAGCTTGGGGCCTGGCAAACAGTGGCATTCCATTTATATGGGTTCTTAGATCAGATTCTATGGATGGATCTCAGTTGGAAGATCACTTTCCTGAGGGCGTCATAGCATTACTAGGAGAAAGAGGCTTAATAGTCAAATGGGCACCTCAGAAAAAGGTTTTGGCACATAGGGCTGTGGGGGGGTTTTGGAGCCACTGTGGCTGGAATTCAACAATAGAAAGCATCTGCGAAGGCGTTCCAATGATTTGCAGACCACATTTTGCAGACCAATTATCAAATGCAAGATACTTGACTTATGAATGGAAGGTAGGCCTGGAAATTGAGAATGTGCTGGATAGAGGGAGCATTGAGAAATCTATAAGACGACTAATGGTTGATGCAGAAGGCAAAGAAATGAGGCAAAGAATGTCAGTGATGAAAGATAAACTAGAAGCTGGTTTGCAGAAAGGTGGTTCTTCTTATGAGTCCTTGAATGAATTGACAGAGTTTATCTCCCAACTTCCAAGCATGGTTCAAGAAGGTAAAGTTGATGATCCAGCAACCTCAGTCAGTAAAAATTTAATCCAGTTTGAAGGGCtcaaaaatttggtttag